The Sulfurimonas lithotrophica genome includes a region encoding these proteins:
- the pyrF gene encoding orotidine-5'-phosphate decarboxylase, which translates to MELCVALDLPTKEENLDLIHKIKEHNVWLKVGLRTYIRDGEEFLKAIKQINPDFKIFLDLKLYDIPNTMADAAESIMGLGVDMFNVHASAGKRAMTTVMKRLEKYDNRPIVLAVTALTSFSEDEFKEVYESSIASKADQFAKDASESGLDGVVCSAFESESIKNITSDAFMTLTPGIRPFGEDAGDQKRVADVAYAKGAKVDFIVVGRPIYQAKNPSEVVLKILEQL; encoded by the coding sequence ATGGAATTATGCGTAGCACTTGACTTACCTACTAAAGAAGAAAATTTAGATTTAATCCACAAAATTAAAGAACACAATGTCTGGCTAAAAGTTGGACTTCGCACTTATATACGTGACGGCGAAGAGTTTTTAAAAGCCATCAAACAAATCAACCCTGATTTTAAAATATTTTTAGATTTAAAACTATATGACATACCAAATACTATGGCAGATGCTGCCGAGTCCATAATGGGTCTAGGTGTAGATATGTTTAATGTACATGCATCTGCAGGAAAACGTGCTATGACAACTGTAATGAAGCGTCTGGAGAAGTATGATAATAGACCTATAGTTTTGGCTGTAACTGCACTTACTTCATTTTCCGAAGATGAGTTTAAAGAAGTATATGAAAGTTCTATAGCATCCAAAGCTGACCAATTTGCAAAAGATGCAAGCGAAAGCGGACTTGACGGTGTAGTATGCTCGGCTTTTGAGAGTGAGTCTATCAAAAATATAACCTCAGATGCTTTTATGACTTTAACTCCGGGTATTCGCCCTTTTGGTGAAGATGCAGGAGATCAAAAACGTGTAGCCGACGTGGCATATGCCAAGGGTGCAAAAGTTGACTTTATAGTGGTCGGACGCCCAATATATCAAGCAAAGAACCCATCAGAGGTAGTATTAAAAATTTTAGAACAACTTTAA
- a CDS encoding tetratricopeptide repeat protein — protein sequence MKYFLKLLLITLVLSTSLFAEIFNKPDFDPRLNSLDARAIQWWNNSDTDSAAAFNIGLLYDIKLKDYKKAELWYKQAINIEPKDTRTIMNLAMLYDDNLDEPKKAEFWYKELLNLKPNNPNGLFNLALLYKAKFNNPKLAIKWYEKAYKNNHPLAAYNLAYLYKDLKKYDKAIVWYEKAIKMEDLSAIKNLGRLYHYNLKDDIKAAEYFTALIGKRYTKKRIVGYLKEKWKLSDETIKKGYEAQLKSKIIPEKLKYKGGI from the coding sequence ATGAAATATTTTTTAAAACTACTTTTAATAACTTTAGTACTTAGTACAAGTTTATTTGCAGAAATATTTAACAAACCAGACTTTGACCCTAGACTTAATAGTTTAGATGCCCGTGCCATCCAATGGTGGAACAACTCAGATACAGACAGTGCAGCTGCTTTTAATATAGGTCTTTTATATGATATAAAACTAAAAGACTACAAAAAAGCTGAACTTTGGTATAAGCAGGCTATTAACATTGAGCCTAAAGATACTAGAACTATAATGAATTTAGCTATGCTTTACGATGACAATTTAGATGAACCTAAAAAAGCTGAATTTTGGTACAAAGAGTTGTTAAACTTAAAACCAAATAATCCAAATGGATTATTTAATTTAGCACTACTTTATAAAGCTAAATTTAACAATCCAAAGCTTGCTATAAAGTGGTATGAAAAAGCTTATAAAAATAATCATCCATTAGCTGCATATAACCTTGCATACTTATATAAAGATTTAAAAAAATATGATAAAGCTATAGTTTGGTATGAAAAAGCTATTAAAATGGAAGATTTAAGTGCCATAAAAAACCTCGGACGCTTATATCACTACAACCTTAAGGATGATATAAAAGCGGCTGAATATTTTACTGCACTTATTGGTAAAAGATATACAAAAAAAAGAATTGTTGGATATCTAAAAGAAAAATGGAAACTATCAGACGAAACTATTAAAAAAGGCTACGAAGCACAACTAAAATCTAAAATAATCCCGGAAAAACTAAAATACAAAGGTGGAATATAA
- a CDS encoding tetratricopeptide repeat protein — translation MKYLLKLFLVTLTVLTIPVLHANEFKKPPYDKRLNLKLNGKLWYENSDTDSDSAYNLGVYYDQVLKEYKTAEFWYKKAWSIDKNIKAVNNLGFIYHSYLNKLKEAEYWYKKRIELENNNPNGLFNLALLYDDKLNNPNLAIKYYKKAYKFKTKAKDSAYNLAYLYEDLKNHSKAIKWYEKAISEKSLKGLKNIARLYHHILKDDIKAAEYFIALIDNRYPKNKVLNFFKQKWKLSDETIKKGYEAQLKSKIIPEKLKYKGGI, via the coding sequence ATGAAATATCTTTTAAAACTTTTTTTAGTGACTTTAACAGTTTTAACCATACCAGTACTTCATGCCAATGAGTTTAAAAAGCCACCTTATGACAAAAGACTTAATCTTAAACTAAATGGAAAACTTTGGTATGAAAACTCAGATACAGATAGTGATTCTGCATATAACTTAGGTGTTTACTATGATCAAGTTCTCAAAGAGTATAAAACTGCTGAATTTTGGTATAAAAAAGCTTGGAGTATAGATAAAAATATTAAAGCTGTTAATAATTTAGGTTTTATATATCATAGTTACTTAAACAAACTTAAAGAAGCTGAATATTGGTATAAAAAAAGAATAGAGTTAGAAAATAATAATCCAAATGGATTATTTAATTTAGCACTTCTATATGATGATAAATTAAATAATCCAAACCTAGCTATAAAATATTATAAAAAAGCATATAAGTTTAAAACAAAGGCAAAAGACTCTGCATACAATCTTGCATATTTATATGAAGATTTAAAAAATCACAGTAAAGCTATAAAGTGGTATGAAAAAGCAATTAGTGAAAAAAGTTTAAAAGGGCTAAAGAATATAGCAAGATTATATCACCATATACTCAAAGATGACATAAAAGCAGCAGAATATTTTATAGCACTTATTGATAATAGATATCCAAAAAATAAAGTCTTAAATTTTTTTAAACAAAAATGGAAACTATCAGACGAAACTATTAAAAAAGGTTACGAAGCACAACTAAAATCTAAAATAATCCCAGAGAAGTTAAAGTATAAAGGTGGAATCTAG
- the tssA gene encoding type VI secretion system protein TssA: protein MDSVLVDISQNNSVGEDLKYDDIYVKIEQEIDKDYSLNDESTDWKLVHDSCYEFLKSSSKDLKIAVWWVFASWQEDTWDGLHSSLIVLNKFIEKYHQDFFPKSKKARQNALIWLDTVLTNEIVEHKQHINKLKHNTEIVEILSTTQDITKELLEVDDFYFTKVIRYLKTTVSKIEKVETVVKHPENKSTQHNITSISSEEDAKKVFQNFKKMASMLSEYYREKNSFDLKALRITRLLSWIGIDELPVEKNGLTFINPPSEMTMMKLNELLENNQKEEAFKFLQSTLERSPYWLDGHYRSYEILEEFNKTQEAKEVKNELISFVSTHKGIDKLSFKDGKPFLSTSLVTQQSDTLNMEKIVNTSEENFSKKVQNIIQNHHMKEAIELLQNEYEKLLSFEENFKMRLEIVKDNSIKKHSNVLTAFLEGLETDVKKYHLEEWNPELALEVNMLLVKHFDGLKDKKEKVDRAYESISKLNISQMLNLK, encoded by the coding sequence TTGGATAGCGTTTTAGTTGATATATCACAAAACAATTCTGTTGGTGAAGATCTGAAATATGATGATATTTATGTAAAAATTGAACAAGAGATAGATAAAGACTATAGTCTGAATGATGAAAGTACTGATTGGAAATTAGTACATGATAGTTGTTATGAGTTTTTAAAAAGTAGTTCAAAGGATTTGAAAATCGCCGTTTGGTGGGTTTTTGCTAGTTGGCAAGAGGACACTTGGGATGGATTGCACAGTTCACTTATCGTTTTAAATAAATTTATAGAAAAGTATCATCAAGACTTTTTTCCAAAATCTAAAAAAGCTAGACAAAATGCATTGATTTGGCTTGATACAGTATTGACAAATGAAATAGTAGAACATAAGCAGCATATAAATAAGTTAAAACACAATACTGAAATAGTTGAAATTTTAAGTACAACTCAAGATATAACAAAGGAGTTATTAGAAGTTGATGATTTTTACTTCACTAAAGTTATACGGTATTTAAAAACAACAGTTTCTAAAATAGAAAAAGTAGAAACTGTTGTTAAGCATCCTGAGAATAAAAGTACGCAACATAATATAACTTCTATATCTTCTGAGGAAGATGCTAAAAAGGTTTTTCAAAATTTTAAAAAAATGGCATCTATGTTAAGCGAATATTACAGAGAGAAAAATAGTTTTGATTTAAAAGCACTTAGAATTACAAGACTTCTTTCTTGGATTGGTATTGATGAATTACCTGTAGAAAAAAACGGTCTTACTTTTATAAACCCACCATCTGAAATGACAATGATGAAATTGAATGAACTCTTAGAAAACAATCAAAAAGAGGAAGCATTTAAATTTTTACAAAGTACTTTAGAACGTTCACCATATTGGTTAGATGGGCATTATCGCTCATATGAAATACTAGAAGAGTTCAATAAAACACAAGAAGCTAAAGAGGTAAAAAATGAACTTATATCTTTTGTCAGTACACACAAAGGAATAGATAAGCTAAGTTTTAAAGACGGAAAACCTTTTTTGAGCACTTCCTTGGTTACTCAACAAAGTGACACGTTAAATATGGAAAAAATTGTTAATACCAGTGAAGAAAACTTTTCCAAAAAAGTACAAAATATTATTCAAAACCATCATATGAAGGAGGCAATAGAATTACTTCAGAACGAATATGAAAAACTGTTGAGTTTTGAAGAAAATTTTAAGATGAGACTTGAAATTGTTAAAGACAATAGTATTAAAAAACATTCAAATGTTTTAACGGCTTTTTTAGAAGGTCTTGAAACAGATGTTAAAAAATATCATCTTGAAGAGTGGAATCCTGAACTTGCTTTAGAGGTAAATATGTTACTTGTAAAGCATTTTGATGGTTTAAAAGATAAAAAAGAAAAGGTAGATAGAGCTTATGAAAGCATATCTAAACTCAATATTTCACAAATGTTAAATTTAAAATAA
- the tssB gene encoding type VI secretion system contractile sheath small subunit, whose product MKQSESPKERINVTYKPATGDATEEIEIPYKITVLGNYNPNAEKLPIEDRKAIKIDKNNFNDVLKEQNLSVSFEVPSKLTDDEDASLNIDLNINSMKDFSPESIVENVDELKVLMDLRKSLVALKGPLGNVPAFRNAIENAISDKEERDKLMSELNLKSE is encoded by the coding sequence ATGAAACAATCTGAGTCACCAAAAGAAAGAATTAATGTCACGTATAAACCTGCGACAGGGGATGCGACAGAAGAGATAGAAATACCATATAAGATTACCGTGTTAGGAAATTACAATCCAAATGCCGAAAAGTTACCTATCGAAGATAGAAAAGCAATCAAGATAGACAAAAATAATTTTAATGATGTTTTAAAAGAGCAGAACTTATCTGTTTCTTTTGAAGTGCCTAGTAAATTAACGGATGATGAAGATGCTTCTTTAAATATTGATTTAAATATCAATAGTATGAAAGACTTTTCACCGGAAAGTATCGTAGAAAATGTAGATGAACTAAAGGTTTTAATGGATTTAAGAAAATCATTAGTAGCATTAAAAGGTCCTCTAGGAAATGTTCCTGCATTTAGAAATGCAATAGAAAACGCTATCTCTGATAAAGAAGAAAGAGATAAATTAATGAGCGAACTAAATTTAAAATCTGAATAA
- the tssC gene encoding type VI secretion system contractile sheath large subunit encodes MSAVEATVSNEVLNSDSLLDSIIAQTSITQEDDTYSVVKSGVGALIEELIQSDNPDEKVNKAVIDKMIAEIDAKISAQMDEILHHEKFQELESKWRGLYFLVEKTDFRENILMEMINVTKEDLIEDFEDCLDITQTGLYKHVYTSGYGQFGGEPVGTMVADFELSPSNVDMKFLTKMASISAMSHAPLITAAGPKFFGLDSFEGLPNLKDLEDVMNSPQFAAWKGFRKNEDSRYVGMTLPRFLLRAPYHPEDNPISKFVYQEDVSSSHEDYLWGSTVYTLASKLTDSFANYRWCTNIIGPMSGGEVRDLPVHTFESMGDVEMKIPTEVLVSDRREYELAQEGFIPLVMRKGSNSAAFFAANSAQEPKIFADTPEGNEAELNYKLGTQLPYLFAVTRMAHYIKVLQREHIGSWREREDLERELNKWAKQYVANQENPSAEIRSKRPFKKIQIDVEDIAKDPGWYKVKIALRPHFKYMGANFELSLVGKLDKD; translated from the coding sequence ATGTCAGCAGTAGAAGCAACAGTAAGTAACGAAGTATTAAATAGCGATAGTTTATTAGATAGCATTATTGCACAAACAAGTATTACACAAGAAGATGATACTTATTCTGTAGTTAAATCAGGTGTAGGTGCATTGATAGAAGAACTTATTCAATCTGATAATCCGGATGAAAAAGTTAATAAAGCAGTTATAGATAAGATGATTGCTGAAATAGATGCAAAAATTTCTGCACAAATGGATGAAATATTACATCATGAAAAGTTTCAGGAATTAGAATCTAAGTGGAGAGGTTTATATTTTTTAGTTGAGAAAACAGATTTTAGAGAAAATATTTTAATGGAAATGATTAATGTTACCAAAGAAGATTTAATCGAAGATTTTGAAGACTGCTTAGATATAACACAAACAGGTTTATATAAACATGTATATACTTCAGGATACGGTCAGTTTGGAGGTGAGCCTGTTGGAACAATGGTAGCTGATTTTGAACTTTCACCTTCAAATGTAGATATGAAATTTTTAACAAAAATGGCTTCAATATCAGCTATGTCACATGCTCCGCTTATTACAGCAGCTGGACCAAAATTCTTTGGATTAGATTCATTTGAAGGTTTACCAAACCTGAAAGATTTAGAAGATGTAATGAACTCACCACAGTTTGCTGCATGGAAAGGTTTTAGAAAAAATGAAGATTCTAGATATGTAGGTATGACTCTTCCTAGATTTTTATTAAGAGCACCTTATCATCCTGAAGATAATCCAATATCGAAGTTTGTATATCAAGAAGATGTTTCTTCATCACATGAAGATTATCTCTGGGGAAGCACAGTATATACACTCGCTAGTAAACTTACAGATTCATTCGCAAACTATAGATGGTGTACAAATATTATAGGTCCAATGAGTGGAGGAGAAGTAAGAGACTTACCTGTTCATACATTTGAATCTATGGGTGATGTTGAAATGAAAATTCCAACAGAAGTACTTGTGTCTGATAGAAGAGAGTATGAACTTGCACAAGAAGGATTTATCCCCTTAGTTATGAGAAAAGGTAGTAACTCAGCAGCGTTTTTCGCTGCTAATTCTGCACAAGAACCAAAAATATTTGCAGATACTCCAGAAGGAAACGAAGCAGAATTGAACTATAAACTAGGGACTCAGTTGCCATATCTTTTTGCTGTAACAAGAATGGCACATTATATTAAGGTTCTTCAACGTGAACATATAGGTTCTTGGAGAGAAAGAGAAGATTTAGAACGTGAGTTAAATAAGTGGGCAAAACAGTATGTGGCAAATCAAGAAAACCCTAGTGCTGAGATTAGGAGTAAAAGGCCATTTAAAAAGATACAAATAGATGTTGAAGATATTGCTAAAGATCCAGGTTGGTATAAAGTTAAAATAGCTTTACGTCCTCATTTTAAATATATGGGTGCTAATTTCGAGTTGTCTTTAGTTGGTAAATTGGATAAAGACTAA
- the tssE gene encoding type VI secretion system baseplate subunit TssE, which translates to MFKGSLFERLTPEQHIDVQGEGEDILYKSIALNISRILSTNAGSAEIALDYGRPDLDNMNLTVNESINAIEQNSRLTIMKYEPRLCNVNVSMDKKNLQRNEMSIYIEGFVNINKELKKISFRANLFKNGGVKVYKYGI; encoded by the coding sequence ATGTTTAAAGGGAGTTTATTCGAGCGTTTAACACCTGAACAACATATAGATGTTCAAGGGGAAGGTGAAGATATATTGTATAAATCTATCGCTTTGAATATTTCTCGAATACTCTCCACAAATGCAGGAAGTGCAGAAATAGCATTAGACTATGGCAGACCTGATTTAGATAATATGAACTTAACGGTAAATGAATCAATTAATGCTATAGAGCAAAATTCAAGACTTACTATTATGAAATATGAGCCTAGGCTTTGTAATGTTAATGTAAGTATGGATAAAAAGAATTTACAACGTAATGAGATGAGTATATATATTGAAGGATTTGTAAATATAAATAAAGAGTTGAAAAAAATAAGTTTTCGGGCAAATCTCTTTAAAAATGGCGGAGTTAAAGTATATAAGTATGGAATTTAA
- the tssF gene encoding type VI secretion system baseplate subunit TssF: MEFNDYYRQELTALRVEGTEFSKRNPGLSTFLSREGQDPDVERLLEGFAFLTGRLRQQIDKELPEVAHTLVQLLWPNYVRSIPSYTIIQYKALEDRCETILVEKDTKILSKKVANGVQCPFKTSYDTEVMALKINDLNYYVHGEKSSIELDLNMTAAGSLDDLNLSKLRFYIGGSKFVAKDLYMFLTRFLESVEIEVYSSDEKNSKKVSLDISSLVPVGFQTNERLGSYPLNVFDGYTLLQEYFCYPNKFLFVDFLNLNKINALEKEYLRKSRSFTIHFHFSKRLQSNESPTKDNFSLYCTPAINLFQTESVPIRKNETQEEYLVVPSDISREHSEVYSIDSVRGWIQAKNRYDDYQLFESFEHNDDSQYYSTRVKLSIDGERTNTYLRFASNNGAEENIENSDSTVSVQITCTNSNTPHDNILIGDINLPDPLSKTEKLKFKNITIPSSSYPPPLNGDFLWKVISNMSLNYLSLENIQALRKIIETYDFIGQNDIKQREKTSVMLQGLKSIDYKTIEMMDKGFPLRGIEVSIVIDPKKFECLGDAYILCSILNEFLTLYGNINSFHQLNVDIIGEDVFKWQPKMGTEVVG; this comes from the coding sequence ATGGAATTTAATGATTATTATAGGCAAGAGTTGACTGCCCTAAGAGTCGAGGGAACAGAGTTTTCAAAGAGAAACCCCGGATTATCTACATTTTTATCAAGAGAAGGACAGGATCCTGATGTAGAAAGACTTTTAGAGGGATTTGCTTTTTTAACAGGTCGATTAAGACAACAAATAGATAAAGAACTGCCTGAGGTCGCACATACGCTTGTACAACTATTATGGCCAAATTATGTACGTTCTATACCTTCTTATACTATCATTCAATATAAAGCTCTTGAAGATAGATGTGAAACTATTTTAGTGGAAAAAGACACAAAAATTTTAAGTAAAAAAGTTGCTAACGGAGTTCAATGTCCATTTAAGACTTCCTATGATACAGAAGTTATGGCATTAAAAATAAATGACTTAAACTATTATGTTCATGGTGAAAAAAGTTCTATAGAACTTGACCTGAATATGACTGCAGCAGGTTCTTTAGATGACTTAAATTTAAGCAAACTTCGTTTTTATATTGGTGGTTCTAAATTTGTTGCTAAAGACTTATATATGTTTCTTACTCGTTTTCTTGAATCTGTTGAAATTGAAGTTTATAGTTCTGATGAAAAAAATAGTAAAAAAGTTTCATTAGATATTTCGTCTTTAGTACCTGTTGGGTTCCAAACAAATGAAAGGTTAGGTTCTTATCCATTAAACGTTTTTGATGGATATACTCTTTTACAAGAATATTTTTGTTATCCGAATAAATTTTTATTTGTAGATTTTTTGAACTTAAATAAAATAAATGCTTTAGAGAAAGAGTATTTAAGAAAATCAAGATCTTTTACTATTCATTTTCATTTTTCAAAAAGATTACAAAGTAATGAATCTCCAACTAAAGATAATTTTTCTTTATATTGTACACCGGCAATTAATTTATTTCAGACTGAATCAGTTCCTATTAGAAAAAATGAAACACAAGAAGAATATTTAGTAGTACCATCTGATATATCAAGAGAACATAGTGAAGTATATTCTATAGATAGTGTTAGAGGATGGATACAAGCGAAAAATAGATATGATGATTATCAACTTTTTGAATCTTTTGAACATAATGATGACTCGCAATATTATTCTACTAGAGTTAAGTTATCTATAGATGGTGAAAGAACAAATACGTATTTAAGATTTGCTTCTAATAATGGTGCAGAAGAAAACATTGAGAATTCTGATAGCACTGTTTCTGTTCAAATAACATGTACAAATAGTAATACTCCACATGATAATATTTTGATTGGTGATATAAATTTACCTGATCCACTATCTAAAACTGAAAAATTAAAATTTAAAAATATTACAATTCCTTCATCATCATATCCCCCACCGCTAAATGGGGATTTTTTATGGAAAGTCATTTCAAATATGTCATTAAATTATTTATCATTAGAGAATATTCAAGCATTAAGAAAAATTATAGAAACGTATGATTTTATAGGTCAAAATGATATTAAACAAAGAGAAAAAACATCTGTAATGTTACAGGGATTAAAATCTATAGACTATAAAACTATTGAGATGATGGATAAAGGTTTTCCGTTAAGAGGTATAGAAGTTTCTATTGTTATAGATCCTAAGAAGTTTGAATGTTTAGGAGATGCTTACATCCTTTGTTCTATTTTAAATGAGTTCTTAACTTTGTATGGAAATATAAATTCATTTCATCAACTGAACGTAGATATTATAGGTGAAGATGTCTTTAAATGGCAACCAAAGATGGGAACAGAGGTTGTAGGCTAA
- the tssG gene encoding type VI secretion system baseplate subunit TssG — translation MINISDINHKLASKTNKYSLPQAMRVVFYYLKKIYSISDYDILNKKIRFQGNYSLAFQKGEVHEIEFFEDEISGKRVVLTVNFLSLFGSSSPLPSHYSELVLRSFEGDRVLYDFLNIFNNNIQRFIYPIWEKQRYYIKYKKDLNDGFSKYLLAMLGLYANFGQKQNRLNFRKIMPYIGVLSMRQKSAGTITSILRHYLGFNEIEIIQSMKMSSEIPSWQYSKLGKENIQLGVNLSIGEFLINKTSKFRILLKNVTVYDMFKYSVHGNKMGELNDLISFAFNEPLDYDVCMEIEEKEKIKCVLNKTDKRYIGINCWIGEPQGKEQIVIAQKG, via the coding sequence ATGATAAATATATCAGATATAAATCATAAACTTGCTTCTAAAACGAACAAATATTCTTTACCTCAAGCAATGAGGGTTGTTTTTTACTATTTAAAAAAGATATATTCAATATCAGATTACGATATATTAAATAAAAAAATACGTTTTCAAGGTAATTATTCACTCGCTTTTCAAAAAGGTGAAGTACATGAAATAGAATTTTTTGAAGATGAAATCTCTGGAAAAAGAGTAGTTTTAACAGTGAATTTTTTAAGCTTATTTGGTAGTTCTTCACCGTTACCTAGTCATTACAGCGAACTTGTGTTAAGAAGCTTTGAAGGAGATAGAGTTTTATATGATTTTTTAAATATTTTTAATAATAATATACAACGTTTTATATACCCTATATGGGAAAAACAGAGGTATTATATAAAGTATAAAAAAGATTTAAATGATGGTTTTTCAAAGTACTTACTTGCAATGTTGGGACTTTATGCAAATTTTGGTCAAAAACAGAATAGATTAAATTTTAGAAAAATTATGCCATATATTGGTGTATTAAGCATGCGTCAAAAATCAGCAGGAACAATAACTTCGATTTTAAGACATTACTTAGGATTTAATGAAATAGAAATTATTCAATCTATGAAAATGAGTTCTGAAATTCCATCTTGGCAATATTCTAAATTAGGTAAAGAAAATATACAGCTAGGTGTAAATTTATCAATCGGTGAATTTCTTATTAATAAAACTTCAAAATTTAGAATCTTATTAAAAAATGTAACTGTTTACGATATGTTCAAGTACAGTGTTCATGGAAACAAAATGGGAGAGTTGAATGATTTAATATCTTTTGCTTTTAATGAGCCTTTAGATTACGATGTATGTATGGAAATAGAAGAAAAAGAAAAAATAAAATGTGTTTTGAATAAAACAGATAAAAGATATATAGGAATTAATTGTTGGATTGGTGAACCACAAGGAAAAGAACAAATTGTTATCGCACAAAAAGGTTAA